A stretch of Arachis hypogaea cultivar Tifrunner chromosome 15, arahy.Tifrunner.gnm2.J5K5, whole genome shotgun sequence DNA encodes these proteins:
- the LOC112749946 gene encoding pathogenesis-related homeodomain protein has translation MHKLDPGSQQFEFSENTNQIGSSCLENEQKVLISMKNSTVFDEKLHQGSDNMRGNSLIQLSAPPQYVLVKSSQIGEGSCDKKVTVEPELAFRDLSDYNSQRKSQPASQNVQNGSVESTNSISSLFVQDQMQPSPAQENMSSVIEHLDLPTGDVAGNDGPNCLQRKSKRLTQMRLKSEDGRTPKLLKGKYTLRSSRSSDRALQSQTREKCKVPELSSDLIDVKNVGEKKRRGRKRKQWGGEGIIDEFSRIRSHLRYLLNRVSYEQSLIDAYSGEGWKGYSIEKLKPEKELQRAKSEILRRKLKIRDLFWNLGLLCAEGKLPESLFDSEGAIRSDDIFCAKCGSKELTTDNDIILCDGACDRGFHQCCLSPPLLTKDIPPGHDIWLCPGCNCKLECIKLLNDFLGTSLSIRDTWERVFPEATEAAGTNAGHSLGLPSVDSDDNDYKPKAPEDEEDEGGESSSDGSDYASDSEKLKDLHSEDDDYDPNAPDTDREASEENSSSGFISDDTVDEAQMLAPQDDIMKCKSSRSKKFKVG, from the exons ATGCACAAACTTGATCCAGGAAGTCAGCAATTTGAATTCTCAGAAAATACAAATCAGATTGGTTCTTCATGTTTAGAAAATGAACAAAAGGTGCTAATCAGTATGAAGAATAGCACCGTCTTTGATGAAAAGTTACATCAAGGTTCTGATAATATGAGAGGGAATTCTCTTATTCAACTATCTGCTCCTCCTCAATATGTTTTGGTAAAGAGTTCTCAGATTGGAGAAGGTTCTTGCGATAAAAAAGTTACTGTCGAGCCAGAACTGGCCTTTCGAGATTTATCTGATTATAACTCACAAAGGAAATCTCAACCAGCCTCCCAAAATGTTCAAAATGGATCCGTAGAATCAACTAACTCAATAAGTAGCCTTTTTGTTCAGGATCAAATGCAGCCGAGTCCTGCACAAGAGAACATGAGCTCAGTGATTGAACACTTGGACCTGCCTACTGGGGATGTTGCAGGAAATGATGGTCCTAACTGTTTGCAAAGAAAGTCTAAAAGGCTGACTCAAATGAGGTTAAAGTCGGAGGACGGCAGAACTCCAAAATTACTCAAGGGAAAATATACACTCAGGTCTTCGAGAAGCAGTGACAGAGCTTTGCAGTCGCAGACTCGAGAAAAATGTAAAGTGCCTGAACTAAGTAGCGACTTGATTGATGTTAAAAATGttggagagaaaaagagaagaggGAGGAAGAGAAAACAGTGGGGAGGAGAGGGGATTATTGATGAATTTTCAAGAATAAGGAGTCACTTACGATATTTATTGAACAGAGTAAGCTATGAGCAGAGCTTGATTGATGCTTATTCTGGCGAGGGCTGGAAAGGATACAG cattgaaAAATTAAAGCCTGAGAAGGAGCTTCAACGAGCTAAGTCTGAAATTCTTAGGAGAAAATTGAAAATTAGGGATCTATTTTGGAATTTGGGTTTATTGTGTGCTGAAGGAAAGCTTCCAGAGTCTTTGTTTGATTCCGAAGGAGCAATACGCAGTGACGAT ATTTTCTGTGCAAAATGCGGGTCCAAAGAGCTGACCACTGATAATGATATAATTCTCTGTGATGGTGCTTGTGACCGTGGATTTCACCAATGCTGTTTAAGTCCTCCATTGTTAACTAAAGACA TTCCGCCGGGCCATGATATTTGGCTATGCCCAGGATGTAACTGCAAACTTGAATGCATTAAACTTCTTAATGACTTCTTAGGAACAAGTCTTTCTATTAGGGACACCTGGGAG CGGGTTTTTCCTGAAGCAACAGAGGCTGCTGGAACCAATGCGGGCCATAGCCTGGGACTTCCTTCAGTTGATTCTGATGACAACGATTACAAGCCTAAAGCTCCAGAAGATGAAGAGGATGAAGGTGGAGAATCAAGCTCTGATGGATCTGATTATGCTTCTGATTCTGAGAAATTGAAAGATTTGCATTCAGAGGATGATGATTATGATCCAAATGCTCCAGATACTGATAGGGAAGCCTCTGAAGAAAATTCAAGCTCTGGTTTCATTTCTGATGACACTGTGGACGAAGCTCAAATGCTTGCACCACAGGATGATATTATGAAGTGTAAAAGCTCTCGCAGTAAAAAGTTCAAAGTTGGTTAG
- the LOC112749948 gene encoding uncharacterized protein → MARYHNEQVLCLLLTLAASVYGTKAVDYAVSNNAESSVGSRRFEKEVGSGYAKQTLSDAADFIHKLFHKQNTDYDVKNVQKVTMVVENIDGVAYADNNAIHVSAGYIERFQGDIKKDLTGVLYHEMTHLLQWDANGQAPSGLIEGIADFVRLKAGYAAPGWAPPGRGDNWFQGYDVTARFLDYCNTIKNGFVADLNDRMKTSYSDDYFTQILGKPVTQLWIDYKAKFTTND, encoded by the coding sequence ATGGCTAGATACCATAATGAGCAGGTTCTATGCTTGTTGCTGACCCTGGCAGCTAGCGTGTATGGCACTAAGGCAGTGGACTATGCAGTGTCCAACAATGCTGAATCCAGCGTTGGCAGCCGCCGCTTCGAAAAAGAAGTAGGCTCGGGTTACGCCAAGCAAACTCTGAGCGATGCTGCTGACTTCATACACAAGCTCTTCCATAAGCAAAACACTGATTATGATGTGAAGAATGTCCAGAAAGTGACCATGGTAGTCGAAAACATCGATGGCGTGGCATATGCCGACAACAACGCGATCCATGTGAGTGCAGGATACATAGAGAGGTTCCAGGGAGACATAAAGAAGGATCTGACAGGAGTGCTATATCACGAGATGACTCATCTCTTGCAGTGGGATGCTAACGGCCAGGCTCCCTCCGGTCTCATAGAAGGCATTGCGGATTTCGTGAGGCTCAAGGCTGGCTATGCTGCACCGGGCTGGGCTCCCCCGGGCCGTGGAGATAACTGGTTCCAAGGCTACGACGTCACTGCTCGCTTCTTAGACTACTGCAATACCATAAAGAATGGTTTTGTTGCCGACTTAAACGACAGGATGAAGACCAGCTATAGCGATGACTATTTCACTCAGATTCTTGGCAAGCCCGTTACTCAGCTCTGGATTGACTACAAGGCCAAGTTTACTACCAACGACTAG